The Pedobacter mucosus genome window below encodes:
- a CDS encoding tRNA threonylcarbamoyladenosine dehydratase: MSDVTWLSRSALLVGNDGIEKLQSKHVLVIGLGGVGSFGAEFICRSGIGEMTIVDGDVVDPTNRNRQLPALATNHGVSKAAIMQERLLAINPELKLHVVNTFLTPEKCREILESKFDYIMDCIDSVMPKITLLATALEKNIPIVSSMGAGGKMDPTRIRITLLPDTYQCVFASYVRKRLNKLINAAKIKAVFSTEEMDKNSMIMTDGSNFKRSAYGTISYLPAAFGGACASVVIRDLLGLQIEMAERPARISHKTLAKKNKKSS, encoded by the coding sequence ATGTCTGATGTTACTTGGCTTTCACGGTCTGCGTTATTAGTTGGAAATGACGGAATAGAAAAACTGCAATCGAAACATGTTTTAGTGATCGGTTTAGGTGGCGTTGGTTCTTTTGGGGCTGAATTTATTTGTCGATCTGGTATTGGCGAAATGACTATTGTTGATGGCGATGTGGTTGACCCAACAAATCGCAACCGACAGTTACCTGCTTTGGCAACAAATCACGGTGTAAGTAAAGCGGCAATTATGCAAGAGCGTTTGCTGGCGATTAATCCCGAATTAAAATTGCATGTGGTAAATACTTTTCTTACACCTGAGAAATGCAGGGAGATTTTGGAATCGAAGTTTGATTATATAATGGATTGTATTGATAGTGTGATGCCAAAAATTACGCTGTTAGCTACTGCATTAGAAAAAAATATACCCATTGTGAGTTCTATGGGTGCTGGTGGAAAAATGGATCCAACCAGAATAAGAATTACTTTGCTTCCTGATACTTATCAATGTGTTTTTGCAAGTTACGTTCGTAAACGATTAAATAAATTGATAAATGCGGCCAAAATAAAAGCGGTTTTTTCTACTGAAGAAATGGATAAAAACTCCATGATTATGACTGATGGAAGCAATTTTAAACGCTCTGCTTATGGAACGATTTCTTATTTACCAGCAGCTTTTGGAGGAGCCTGTGCATCAGTCGTGATTAGAGATTTATTAGGATTGCAAATCGAAATGGCCGAAAGACCAGCGAGAATTAGTCATAAAACTTTGGCGAAGAAGAATAAGAAAAGCTCGTAA
- a CDS encoding UvrD-helicase domain-containing protein, which translates to MLQPLKILQASAGSGKTFSLTAHYLTLLFSGENKYREILAVTFTNKATEEMKTRILDVLVGLAKGNPSKKIEDYRKLILVAHPALKAESLQQKADIVYRKILHDYSRFSVSTIDGFVQKVIRGFAFELGLNADYNLEMNYDKVKDDLVNKLDEALNDNKQLLQWIIDLAIERISDNKSWNYKTELYNLIGEIFSERFQIFESAVEELGLENIDELFKKYISVTKDEIKNFESEIIQLATDAHEALEVLGVENDHLKGKSRSPLTKLIIIARGDFSKIEPIFNLIDEPDEWFQKNTNVPEVYETLNPILHKIRSHYLEHLPKYQLAIAFNKNLYYLRLMQEIAVLLKEYRAENDNLLISDAQKLISGITEDAGDNPSFIWEKVGNRYRNFLFDEFQDTSTSQWGSFKSLLTNAIATPSLELTDHLIVGDTKQSIYRWRNGDWNILHKHAKTDVGAHNVIEQSLLENYRSAENIITFNNVLYRAIPITLQNELNQNLASKPESILGWWNTQNYNSIITDIYQGSTQNFAANTSKGGTIKIKKFGKDHVPEETRFSETIFRDIALNDVIKEIFYLKDEQNYALKDIAILVRSNSEALLTVQKLMEQKLPVLSGDALMISNNSAVQLIINTLKVLIGLDAQTALYKANCIALYHSLQEKDANANHYLNLNNASLTTLSKVLPKSLCENWQSWLQLPLPELVEILIEAYEIKSLTQHLPYLLAFRDLTANAGRLGEKGIISFLTWWDEDGVKKSLPSPEGADAIQIITIHKSKGLAFRAVFVPFCNWEVKGKTNSTFWVSSEDTVYKELRGIPLKYNEALADSSIAKAYYEELLYNNMDALNMLYVATTRSKDYLYIATMGKAEPKGNKEVSLSNMGDVINLTFNDKFDENGVYELVDYVPFENKIEELNFINLKTYPTTTRLSELYIPSEEKHLRHLVNVEKSGRRGSLLHDILASASTEKGVEDYTTNLVLQGIIKEEEKQKLIDSALEVLNNTELKEILNKATESITEKNIIDANGKLHRPDRVLINADEVIILDYKFTLEESDKHIQQVDKYRILLSEMGYKNIKTYLFYAVKSKLKLV; encoded by the coding sequence ATGCTCCAACCTCTTAAAATTCTTCAAGCCTCTGCTGGTTCTGGTAAAACGTTCAGTTTAACTGCACATTACCTTACTTTGCTTTTTAGTGGCGAAAATAAATATCGCGAAATCTTAGCCGTAACCTTTACTAATAAGGCTACTGAAGAAATGAAAACTAGAATTTTGGATGTTCTTGTTGGTTTGGCGAAGGGAAACCCGTCTAAGAAAATCGAAGATTATCGTAAACTTATTTTAGTCGCCCATCCAGCGTTGAAAGCAGAAAGCTTACAACAAAAGGCAGATATTGTTTACCGGAAAATTCTTCATGATTACAGTCGGTTTTCGGTGAGTACAATAGATGGTTTTGTGCAAAAAGTTATTCGAGGTTTCGCTTTTGAGCTTGGCTTAAACGCTGATTATAATTTAGAAATGAATTATGATAAAGTTAAAGATGATTTGGTAAATAAGCTTGATGAGGCTTTAAACGATAATAAACAGCTTTTGCAATGGATTATAGATTTAGCCATCGAACGCATTAGCGATAACAAAAGCTGGAATTATAAAACTGAACTTTACAATCTCATCGGGGAGATTTTTTCAGAGCGGTTTCAGATTTTCGAATCTGCCGTTGAAGAATTGGGATTAGAAAATATCGATGAACTTTTCAAAAAGTATATCAGCGTTACCAAAGATGAAATAAAAAATTTCGAAAGTGAAATTATCCAATTGGCAACAGATGCGCATGAAGCACTTGAAGTTTTAGGCGTAGAAAACGACCACCTAAAAGGGAAATCTAGGAGTCCGCTGACTAAATTAATTATAATAGCCCGAGGCGATTTCTCTAAAATTGAGCCTATTTTTAATTTGATTGATGAACCTGATGAATGGTTTCAAAAGAACACAAATGTACCCGAGGTATATGAAACGTTAAACCCGATTTTGCATAAAATTAGGTCACATTATCTTGAGCATTTACCAAAATATCAGCTGGCTATCGCCTTCAACAAAAACTTATATTATTTAAGGTTGATGCAGGAAATCGCTGTTTTATTAAAGGAATATCGGGCAGAAAATGATAATCTGTTAATCAGCGATGCACAGAAACTAATTTCAGGAATTACAGAAGATGCTGGCGATAATCCATCTTTTATCTGGGAAAAAGTTGGTAATCGATATCGCAACTTCCTATTTGATGAATTTCAGGATACGTCGACTAGTCAGTGGGGAAGTTTTAAATCGCTTTTAACGAATGCAATTGCAACGCCGAGTTTAGAACTAACCGATCACTTAATTGTAGGTGATACCAAGCAATCAATTTATCGATGGCGAAATGGCGACTGGAATATCTTGCACAAACATGCCAAAACAGATGTTGGCGCTCACAATGTTATCGAACAAAGTTTACTAGAAAATTACCGCAGTGCGGAGAACATCATTACGTTTAATAATGTGCTCTATCGTGCCATCCCAATAACGTTACAAAATGAGCTGAACCAAAATTTAGCAAGTAAACCAGAAAGTATTTTAGGTTGGTGGAATACCCAAAATTACAATTCAATTATCACTGATATTTATCAAGGTTCTACTCAAAATTTCGCTGCAAATACTTCAAAAGGTGGAACGATAAAAATTAAAAAGTTTGGCAAAGATCATGTTCCTGAAGAGACTCGTTTCTCTGAAACCATTTTTCGTGATATTGCTTTAAACGATGTAATTAAAGAGATTTTTTACTTAAAGGATGAACAGAATTATGCTTTGAAAGACATTGCCATTTTGGTTCGGTCGAACAGTGAGGCATTGCTTACCGTTCAAAAATTGATGGAGCAAAAATTACCTGTGCTTTCGGGTGATGCCTTAATGATTTCGAATAATTCTGCCGTTCAGCTTATTATTAATACTTTAAAAGTATTAATCGGTTTGGATGCACAAACCGCTTTGTATAAAGCAAATTGCATCGCATTGTATCATTCATTACAAGAAAAAGATGCAAACGCAAACCATTATCTGAATTTAAACAATGCGTCTTTAACCACTTTAAGCAAAGTTTTGCCTAAATCGCTTTGCGAAAATTGGCAATCTTGGTTGCAACTTCCTTTGCCAGAATTGGTAGAGATTTTAATTGAAGCTTACGAAATCAAAAGCCTTACTCAACATCTTCCTTACTTATTGGCATTTAGAGATTTAACAGCAAATGCTGGAAGATTAGGCGAAAAAGGCATTATTTCGTTTCTAACTTGGTGGGATGAAGATGGAGTAAAAAAATCACTCCCATCACCAGAAGGTGCTGATGCAATTCAAATTATCACCATTCATAAATCTAAAGGTTTGGCTTTTAGAGCGGTATTCGTTCCCTTTTGTAATTGGGAAGTAAAGGGCAAAACGAATTCTACTTTCTGGGTTTCATCAGAAGATACTGTTTATAAAGAACTTCGCGGAATTCCGCTGAAATACAATGAGGCGTTGGCCGATTCTTCTATCGCGAAGGCATATTATGAAGAGTTGCTTTATAATAATATGGATGCTTTAAATATGCTTTACGTGGCTACAACCCGATCAAAAGATTACCTCTACATCGCTACAATGGGTAAAGCGGAACCAAAAGGGAATAAAGAAGTCAGTTTATCTAATATGGGTGATGTTATAAATCTTACCTTTAATGATAAATTTGATGAAAATGGCGTTTACGAACTAGTAGATTATGTGCCTTTCGAAAACAAAATTGAAGAGCTTAATTTTATCAATTTAAAAACCTATCCAACTACTACTCGCTTATCGGAACTTTATATTCCATCAGAAGAAAAGCATTTAAGACATTTGGTAAATGTTGAAAAATCTGGACGAAGAGGTTCTTTGTTGCATGATATTTTAGCAAGTGCCAGCACTGAAAAAGGTGTCGAGGATTATACTACAAATCTCGTTTTACAAGGCATTATAAAGGAAGAAGAAAAGCAAAAACTTATTGATTCTGCTTTGGAAGTTTTAAATAATACAGAGTTAAAAGAAATCCTTAATAAAGCAACAGAGAGCATTACCGAGAAAAATATTATCGACGCAAATGGAAAACTTCATCGGCCAGATCGAGTCTTGATTAATGCAGATGAAGTAATAATTTTAGATTATAAATTTACATTGGAAGAAAGTGATAAACACATTCAACAAGTAGATAAATACAGAATATTACTTTCCGAAATGGGTTATAAAAACATTAAAACCTATTTATTTTACGCAGTTAAAAGCAAGTTGAAATTAGTATAA
- the tnpA gene encoding IS200/IS605 family transposase, giving the protein MSYVRIWVHLVFSTKNRHPYLTKGIRYKVQNHIIENCKEKLIFLQAINGYTEHLHCLISLGKEQSIAKVAQLIKGESAFWINKNQLVEGTFMWQDDYYAISVSESIVAAVINYIKNQETHHDKKTFDDEVKTFHRKYKFGNMSFEESLNSDR; this is encoded by the coding sequence ATGTCGTATGTAAGAATTTGGGTGCACCTTGTGTTCTCAACTAAAAACCGACATCCCTATTTAACAAAAGGCATCCGCTATAAAGTTCAAAACCATATTATCGAAAATTGTAAAGAGAAATTGATTTTTCTGCAAGCAATTAACGGTTATACGGAGCATTTACATTGCTTAATATCACTTGGTAAGGAACAATCAATCGCTAAAGTGGCACAACTTATTAAAGGAGAATCTGCTTTCTGGATCAATAAAAATCAGCTGGTTGAAGGAACTTTTATGTGGCAAGATGATTACTATGCGATATCTGTAAGCGAATCGATCGTGGCTGCAGTAATTAATTATATAAAAAATCAAGAGACTCATCATGATAAGAAAACATTCGATGATGAGGTGAAAACATTTCATCGCAAGTACAAATTTGGTAATATGTCATTTGAGGAAAGTCTAAACTCAGATCGGTAA
- a CDS encoding iron chaperone has protein sequence MENQKQENIDEYISRFSLETQKLLQVVRQTIHQVIPEAKEVISYGMPAFKVNKILVYFAGYKNHIGFYPTGSGIDAFKSEFTDYKWSKGAVQFPLNKPLPLDLITRITKFRANEDLEQAKKKK, from the coding sequence ATGGAAAATCAAAAGCAAGAAAATATCGATGAATATATTTCGCGATTTTCATTAGAAACCCAAAAACTATTGCAAGTCGTTCGGCAAACAATCCATCAGGTTATACCAGAAGCCAAGGAAGTAATTAGTTACGGAATGCCAGCTTTTAAAGTAAATAAAATACTGGTTTACTTTGCTGGCTATAAAAATCATATTGGGTTTTATCCAACAGGATCTGGAATTGACGCATTCAAGTCAGAATTTACAGACTATAAATGGAGCAAAGGAGCTGTTCAATTTCCATTAAATAAACCATTGCCACTAGATTTAATCACGAGAATAACAAAGTTTAGAGCAAATGAAGATTTGGAGCAGGCCAAAAAGAAAAAATGA
- a CDS encoding TatD family hydrolase, with the protein MLYFDIHTHQPLQKKSVQSILSLSLTDTDLSPLPTDTMLSAGLHPWFAKIENLAIQMKKLEETAQQANVKMIGECGLDRLRGENLQNQIEIFEEQIALAEKLKKPIILHCVKCFSELIEIKDRLKVTVPMIIHGFNKNEALGKQLMNKGFLLSFGTVILNESSGPAKLIQQIDNFFLETDDSKISIEEIYQAAAKLKNCTLNELKERIFGDWKKLNLL; encoded by the coding sequence ATGCTATATTTTGATATTCACACACATCAGCCTTTACAAAAAAAAAGTGTTCAAAGTATATTAAGCCTTTCTTTAACCGATACGGATTTATCTCCATTGCCCACTGATACGATGCTATCTGCGGGCTTGCATCCGTGGTTTGCTAAAATTGAAAATTTAGCAATTCAGATGAAGAAATTAGAAGAAACTGCGCAGCAAGCCAATGTTAAAATGATTGGAGAATGTGGTTTAGATAGACTACGAGGGGAAAATTTGCAAAACCAGATTGAGATTTTTGAGGAACAGATTGCTTTGGCAGAGAAATTAAAGAAGCCAATAATTTTACATTGTGTTAAATGTTTTTCAGAATTAATAGAAATAAAAGACAGGCTAAAAGTAACTGTTCCAATGATTATTCATGGATTTAATAAAAACGAAGCGCTTGGAAAACAACTGATGAATAAAGGATTTTTGCTCTCTTTTGGGACAGTGATTTTAAACGAAAGTTCTGGTCCGGCTAAGCTTATTCAGCAAATAGATAATTTTTTTCTAGAAACTGATGATTCGAAAATTTCAATTGAAGAAATTTATCAGGCTGCAGCCAAATTAAAGAATTGTACGCTTAATGAATTGAAAGAACGTATTTTTGGCGACTGGAAAAAATTGAATTTACTATAA
- a CDS encoding PD-(D/E)XK nuclease family protein: protein MKPFLHEVAEDLVAKFGNQLENCAIVFNNKRPAAYLQKHFADLIGKPFFSPSFFTIQEFFACSTSYKIADFYLQFFTLHRIYNQLLAEEKLETISSHKFFPLAKIILSDFNQIDADLVDVEKLYRDLEDISVINKEFDYLSAEQYEFLSQFWTSYSEGKHKKQQELFIKMWRRMPKLYNKFHATLKEKGYLTNGSVYRHLADYITNHQEFISNFDKGKVIFVGFNALSSAEAKIFTQLQDAEKALFYFDADTYYLDDTSQEAGLFLRKNINKLGLENVFANQKSLMKTGEHHVNVFKVQGQSAQAKILNNILEQDYANSESVGKTVVVLADESLLIPTLQTIPTTFNGSAIDLNVTMGFALSTSSIFGLVDLWLTSQLEILQADKVTYKNVEAFLTHPLTGLTQKMRDKILTALLEENKVEIDHKRLLRQSGLFEAFYKKIDNPQHVVTNLLDVLDFVLTRLSNAKTLKKIDAELFVKTIQELNRLHDTFSNHIGKEEIPFVIYLVQKSLQAIAVPLSGDPLNGIQVMGLLETRNLNFDKVVILGFNEGIIPKSSIGNSFIPDSIRRVYGLPVLENLDAISSYMVYRLMQRAKNINFVYNSLTDESTSGEASRILKQLEYESGFKFTYNELNLDLKTESFKEVQIEKTGNAFIQETLKKYLDKKKILSPSALTQYISNPIDFFFNYIAGIKEPKEISAVVEANEIGSILHKVMEYFYQDLRQAEITSERINEQRKKVPKLIQKAFNAVMFKHPDLVMEYKGMQKVILAIVDAYVNIILNQDISQTPFTIINLEQKVEAVISFPLNGKEESVKIFGYIDRVDVKDGITKIIDYKTGSDKLAFKDVDELFNSDGKHINKALIQTLLYTFAYEQFSGKTCVEPNLYIVKTMNDPAFGGVWFKSNRQVLRGDFLEETKPLFLAKLKEKLAELFGSPYFKASDIPDNYKYSIYKTLFGK, encoded by the coding sequence ATGAAACCATTTTTACATGAAGTTGCCGAAGATTTAGTTGCTAAATTTGGAAATCAACTTGAGAACTGTGCTATAGTTTTCAATAATAAACGACCAGCTGCATACTTACAAAAACACTTCGCAGATTTAATTGGCAAGCCCTTTTTCAGTCCATCGTTTTTTACCATACAAGAGTTTTTTGCTTGCTCAACGAGTTATAAAATTGCCGATTTCTATTTGCAGTTTTTTACACTTCACCGAATATATAATCAGCTCTTAGCTGAGGAGAAGTTGGAAACCATTTCAAGTCATAAGTTTTTTCCCTTAGCAAAAATAATTTTAAGTGATTTTAACCAAATCGATGCTGATTTAGTTGATGTTGAAAAGTTGTATCGCGATTTAGAAGACATTTCGGTTATCAACAAAGAATTCGATTATTTAAGTGCGGAACAATATGAGTTCTTATCACAATTCTGGACTTCTTATTCAGAAGGGAAACACAAAAAGCAGCAGGAATTATTTATTAAAATGTGGCGCAGAATGCCAAAATTGTATAATAAATTTCATGCTACACTAAAAGAAAAAGGCTATTTAACCAATGGTTCAGTTTATCGCCATCTGGCGGATTACATCACAAATCACCAGGAATTTATTTCCAATTTTGATAAGGGGAAAGTTATTTTCGTCGGTTTTAATGCGCTAAGCAGTGCCGAAGCTAAAATATTTACACAATTACAAGATGCCGAAAAAGCGTTGTTTTACTTCGATGCAGATACCTATTATTTAGATGATACATCGCAAGAGGCTGGTTTATTTCTGCGGAAAAATATTAACAAACTAGGCTTAGAAAACGTTTTTGCAAATCAGAAAAGCCTGATGAAAACTGGCGAACATCACGTAAACGTTTTCAAAGTTCAAGGTCAGTCTGCTCAAGCAAAAATTCTCAATAACATTTTAGAACAGGATTATGCAAATTCGGAAAGTGTTGGCAAAACCGTTGTGGTTTTGGCTGATGAAAGTTTGCTAATTCCAACTTTACAAACAATTCCAACTACTTTTAATGGTTCAGCAATCGACCTTAATGTAACCATGGGTTTTGCGTTATCAACCTCAAGCATTTTTGGTTTGGTTGATCTCTGGTTAACGAGTCAGCTGGAAATTTTACAAGCCGATAAAGTAACCTACAAAAATGTCGAAGCATTTTTAACCCATCCACTAACGGGTTTAACGCAAAAAATGCGTGATAAGATTTTAACGGCCTTGTTGGAAGAAAATAAAGTGGAAATTGATCATAAACGTTTGTTAAGACAAAGTGGATTGTTCGAGGCTTTTTACAAAAAAATAGATAATCCACAACATGTTGTAACCAATTTGTTGGATGTGTTGGATTTCGTTTTAACCAGATTATCAAACGCAAAAACATTAAAGAAAATTGATGCCGAGCTTTTTGTAAAAACCATTCAGGAGTTAAATCGATTGCATGATACTTTTAGTAATCACATCGGAAAAGAGGAAATTCCTTTCGTAATTTACCTTGTTCAAAAATCGCTACAGGCCATAGCGGTTCCACTTTCTGGCGATCCGTTAAATGGAATTCAGGTGATGGGGCTGTTAGAGACCAGAAACCTAAACTTTGATAAAGTAGTGATTTTAGGTTTTAATGAAGGCATAATTCCAAAATCTTCCATCGGAAATAGTTTCATTCCTGATTCTATTCGAAGGGTTTATGGTTTGCCGGTTTTAGAAAATCTTGATGCCATTTCATCATACATGGTTTATCGATTAATGCAAAGAGCGAAGAACATCAACTTTGTTTATAATAGCTTAACCGACGAATCTACATCAGGCGAAGCCAGCAGGATCTTGAAGCAATTGGAATATGAAAGCGGTTTTAAATTTACTTACAACGAGCTTAATCTGGATTTAAAAACGGAATCGTTTAAGGAAGTTCAGATTGAGAAAACCGGAAATGCTTTTATTCAAGAAACATTAAAAAAGTATCTTGATAAAAAGAAAATACTTTCCCCATCGGCATTAACGCAATATATTTCCAATCCAATAGATTTTTTCTTTAATTATATTGCCGGGATAAAAGAACCGAAAGAAATTAGTGCTGTTGTTGAAGCAAATGAAATTGGTTCTATTTTGCACAAAGTGATGGAGTATTTCTATCAGGATTTAAGACAAGCGGAAATTACCAGCGAACGAATTAACGAGCAAAGAAAGAAGGTTCCTAAATTAATTCAGAAAGCTTTTAATGCGGTAATGTTTAAACATCCGGATTTGGTAATGGAATACAAAGGCATGCAAAAAGTAATTCTGGCGATTGTTGATGCTTATGTGAATATTATTCTAAATCAGGATATTTCACAAACGCCTTTTACCATTATCAATTTAGAGCAAAAGGTGGAGGCTGTAATTAGCTTTCCACTTAACGGGAAAGAAGAAAGCGTAAAAATATTTGGTTACATAGATAGGGTTGATGTTAAAGACGGAATCACGAAAATTATCGATTACAAAACAGGAAGTGATAAATTGGCTTTTAAAGACGTCGATGAACTTTTCAATTCTGATGGAAAACACATCAATAAAGCCTTAATCCAGACCCTGCTTTACACCTTCGCTTATGAGCAGTTTTCTGGTAAAACTTGTGTAGAACCTAATCTTTATATTGTAAAAACAATGAACGATCCGGCTTTTGGGGGCGTTTGGTTTAAATCTAACAGGCAAGTTTTGAGAGGCGATTTTTTAGAAGAAACTAAACCCCTATTTTTGGCTAAGCTAAAGGAGAAACTTGCTGAGCTCTTCGGTTCGCCTTATTTTAAGGCTAGTGATATTCCTGATAATTATAAGTATTCTATTTATAAAACGCTGTTTGGGAAGTAG
- a CDS encoding pyruvate dehydrogenase complex E1 component subunit beta yields the protein MREIQFREALREAMQEEMRKDDRIFLLGEEVAEYNGAYKVSQGMLDEFGEKRIIDTPIAELGFAGIATGAATAGLIPIVEFMTFNFSLVAIDQIINGAAKILSMSGGQFSCPMVFRGPTGNAGQLGAQHSQNFENWFANTPGLKVVIPSTPYEAKGLLKQAIIDPDPVIFMESEVMYGDKGDVPAEEYYIEFGKANVTKEGTDVTIVTFGKMLTRVVNPAVEELTKEGINVEVIDLRTVRPIDYDTIIASVKKTNRLVVVEEAWPLASLSGEIAFMVQKHAFDYLDAPVLRITCADVPLPYAPTLIAASLPNADRVVKAVKEVMYVKK from the coding sequence ATGAGAGAAATCCAATTTAGAGAAGCACTACGCGAAGCCATGCAAGAAGAAATGCGCAAAGATGACCGCATTTTTTTATTAGGTGAAGAAGTAGCAGAATATAACGGCGCATACAAAGTTAGTCAAGGTATGCTTGATGAATTTGGTGAAAAACGTATTATTGATACACCAATTGCCGAATTAGGTTTCGCTGGTATTGCAACTGGTGCCGCAACAGCTGGCCTTATTCCAATTGTAGAATTCATGACGTTTAACTTCTCGTTGGTTGCAATCGATCAGATTATCAACGGAGCAGCTAAAATTTTATCAATGAGCGGTGGACAATTTTCTTGTCCGATGGTTTTTCGTGGCCCAACAGGTAACGCAGGCCAATTAGGTGCACAGCACTCGCAAAATTTTGAAAATTGGTTTGCAAATACACCAGGCTTAAAAGTGGTTATTCCATCTACGCCTTACGAAGCAAAAGGATTATTAAAACAAGCTATCATTGATCCAGATCCTGTAATTTTTATGGAATCCGAAGTAATGTATGGTGATAAAGGTGATGTTCCAGCGGAAGAATATTACATTGAATTTGGCAAAGCGAACGTAACTAAAGAAGGTACTGATGTAACTATTGTAACTTTCGGTAAAATGTTAACTCGTGTTGTTAATCCGGCTGTAGAAGAATTAACTAAAGAAGGCATTAACGTTGAAGTTATCGATTTACGTACGGTTCGCCCTATTGATTACGATACAATCATCGCGTCTGTTAAGAAAACTAATCGTTTAGTTGTTGTTGAAGAAGCTTGGCCATTGGCGTCACTTTCTGGTGAGATTGCTTTTATGGTTCAAAAACATGCTTTCGATTATCTAGATGCGCCAGTTTTACGTATTACTTGTGCCGATGTTCCACTTCCATATGCACCAACTTTAATCGCTGCTAGTTTACCAAATGCAGATCGTGTAGTTAAAGCGGTGAAGGAAGTAATGTACGTTAAAAAATAA
- a CDS encoding thioredoxin family protein yields MKKILLIIAIAFISTATFSQAKQEGVHIYNPDANALADLKVATAKAAKENKHVLVQVGGNWCSWCIAFHNLVDTTAILKQTIDDNYEFVLVNWDKDHHNDEAMKALGFPNRFGYPVFVVLDGKGKVLHIENSGYLETDEIGANGKKKLGHDVKKITSFLKGWTVAAVNPETYKAK; encoded by the coding sequence ATGAAAAAAATACTATTAATAATTGCCATTGCTTTTATATCAACTGCTACTTTTAGTCAGGCGAAGCAAGAAGGCGTTCATATTTACAATCCAGACGCAAACGCGTTAGCAGATTTAAAAGTTGCAACGGCCAAAGCGGCTAAAGAAAACAAGCATGTGTTGGTTCAGGTTGGTGGAAATTGGTGTTCATGGTGTATCGCTTTTCACAACTTAGTTGATACCACAGCAATTTTAAAACAAACGATAGATGATAATTATGAATTTGTTTTAGTAAACTGGGATAAAGACCATCACAATGATGAAGCGATGAAGGCTTTAGGATTTCCTAATCGTTTTGGTTACCCTGTTTTTGTTGTTTTAGATGGAAAAGGTAAAGTTTTACATATAGAAAACTCTGGCTACTTGGAAACAGACGAGATTGGCGCAAACGGCAAAAAGAAACTTGGTCACGATGTTAAAAAAATTACATCGTTCTTAAAAGGCTGGACGGTTGCTGCCGTAAACCCGGAGACATATAAAGCAAAATAA
- a CDS encoding SAM-dependent methyltransferase — protein MQNGTLYLIPVPLAEEVSHKTFTPYLVDTINQIDTYIVENSKTARRFLKEAGLKTPQKDLIVHDYGKHNRTDLNQFFVELLAGKNVGLMSEAGCPGIADPGADIVAEAHKRKIKVVPLVGPSSILLALMASGFNGQSFAFWGYLPIDKEQRTKRVKDLDLSASRYKQTQIFIETPFRNNQMLEEILKSCKPNTQLCIACNLTAEDEFIKTQTVYLWRKEEIDLHKKPAIFLLY, from the coding sequence ATGCAAAACGGCACTTTATACTTAATCCCTGTACCTCTGGCAGAAGAGGTTTCACACAAAACTTTTACACCTTATTTGGTTGATACCATTAATCAAATCGATACTTATATTGTTGAAAATAGTAAAACAGCCCGTCGCTTTTTAAAAGAAGCAGGTTTAAAAACGCCACAAAAAGATTTAATTGTACATGATTATGGAAAGCATAACCGTACCGATCTAAATCAATTTTTTGTCGAACTTCTAGCTGGAAAAAATGTAGGTTTAATGAGTGAAGCTGGCTGCCCAGGAATTGCTGATCCTGGCGCTGACATTGTTGCTGAAGCACATAAACGCAAAATTAAAGTGGTGCCTTTGGTTGGTCCGAGTTCTATTTTGCTAGCGCTGATGGCTTCGGGTTTTAATGGACAAAGTTTTGCTTTTTGGGGTTATTTGCCAATAGATAAAGAGCAACGGACTAAACGCGTTAAAGATTTAGATTTATCGGCCAGTCGCTATAAACAAACTCAGATTTTTATCGAAACACCTTTTCGAAACAATCAAATGTTGGAAGAAATTTTAAAAAGTTGCAAACCTAATACGCAATTATGTATCGCTTGCAATTTAACAGCTGAAGATGAGTTTATAAAAACTCAAACCGTTTATTTATGGCGTAAAGAAGAAATTGATCTTCATAAAAAACCAGCTATATTTTTATTATATTAA